Proteins co-encoded in one Nostoc sp. MS1 genomic window:
- a CDS encoding type I-MYXAN CRISPR-associated endonuclease Cas4/Cas1, which produces MQTLDRSELTKAETIRVSALHALAYCPRLFYLEEVEELYTQDAAVFAGRRLHTELEKQEDEEWEELFLESGELGLRGRLDALRTRDGQTIPYEHKRGRCYRDENNQPQAWESDRLQILAYAYLLESAHEITVKEGRIRYHTDNVVVHVPLDDAGRATVREAIQQARNLRKSTYRPPVIDNERLCARCSLAPVCLPEEARLAHNKEWQPIRLFPEDDERQVIHVLEPGTSVGRTGEQIKITRRNQPVETIPAHQVGQLVLHSFSQISTQALHFCAVQEIGVHFISGGGRYLGSFDSRQGSIQRRIRQYAALSNSETCLELARKLVICRGQGQRKFLMRGTRGKSKTDKLDKAIAQMKSVLKQVPQAKSLESLLGFEGNLAALYFGALPDLISKEVATQLHFAGRNRRPPLDRFNAMLSFGYALLLKDVMNAILTVGLEPALGFYHQPRSQAAPLALDLLEIFRVPLVDMTVMASVNRGQWDVKADFEVRGKQVWLSELGRRKFVELYESRKQETWKHPVTGYSLTYRRLFELEVRLLEKEWSGEGGLFGQLILR; this is translated from the coding sequence ATGCAAACTTTAGACCGTTCAGAACTTACTAAAGCAGAAACCATCCGCGTATCTGCCCTTCACGCTCTTGCCTACTGTCCTCGCCTGTTTTACCTTGAAGAAGTTGAGGAACTTTACACCCAGGATGCAGCCGTGTTTGCTGGACGCAGACTGCACACCGAACTTGAAAAACAAGAAGATGAGGAATGGGAGGAGCTATTTCTCGAAAGCGGAGAACTGGGTTTGCGTGGTCGGCTTGATGCCCTCCGCACCCGTGACGGTCAAACAATCCCCTACGAACACAAACGCGGCCGTTGTTACCGAGATGAGAACAATCAGCCCCAGGCTTGGGAGAGCGATCGCCTACAAATTCTCGCTTACGCTTACCTGTTAGAATCCGCGCATGAAATCACAGTTAAGGAAGGACGCATCCGCTATCACACTGATAATGTCGTCGTTCATGTGCCACTGGATGATGCAGGACGCGCAACAGTCCGAGAGGCAATTCAACAAGCACGTAATCTGAGAAAATCGACTTATCGGCCGCCTGTAATTGATAATGAGCGATTGTGCGCTCGTTGTTCTCTAGCTCCCGTCTGTTTACCAGAAGAAGCGCGGCTTGCCCATAATAAAGAGTGGCAACCTATTCGCTTGTTTCCTGAAGATGACGAGCGGCAAGTAATTCATGTTTTAGAACCAGGAACATCAGTTGGTCGAACCGGAGAGCAAATCAAAATTACTCGTCGCAATCAACCTGTTGAAACAATTCCGGCTCATCAGGTTGGGCAGCTAGTTTTACACAGTTTTTCACAAATTTCTACCCAAGCACTTCATTTTTGCGCTGTTCAAGAAATAGGAGTGCATTTTATTTCTGGTGGTGGTCGTTACCTTGGTAGTTTCGATTCCAGACAAGGCAGTATTCAACGACGGATTCGTCAGTATGCCGCATTGAGTAATTCTGAGACTTGTTTAGAGTTAGCACGTAAACTCGTAATCTGTCGTGGTCAAGGGCAACGCAAGTTTTTAATGCGAGGTACGAGGGGGAAATCCAAAACAGATAAATTAGACAAGGCGATCGCTCAAATGAAAAGTGTACTCAAACAGGTTCCGCAAGCGAAATCTCTAGAGTCACTATTAGGATTTGAAGGCAACCTTGCGGCTTTATATTTCGGCGCTTTACCCGATTTGATTTCCAAAGAAGTTGCCACCCAATTGCATTTTGCTGGTAGAAATCGCCGTCCACCGCTAGACCGATTCAATGCAATGCTGAGTTTTGGTTATGCCTTGCTACTCAAAGATGTTATGAACGCGATTTTAACTGTTGGTTTAGAGCCTGCTTTAGGTTTTTACCACCAGCCGCGTTCTCAAGCTGCACCTCTAGCATTGGATTTACTAGAAATCTTTCGAGTGCCTTTAGTAGATATGACAGTGATGGCTTCAGTTAATCGGGGTCAATGGGATGTCAAAGCAGATTTTGAGGTTCGAGGTAAGCAGGTTTGGCTAAGTGAACTTGGGCGACGTAAATTTGTTGAGTTATATGAGTCTCGTAAACAAGAAACTTGGAAACATCCCGTTACTGGTTACTCTCTGACCTATCGCCGTTTATTCGAGTTAGAGGTAAGACTACTGGAAAAAGAATGGTCTGGTGAAGGTGGTTTATTTGGGCAATTAATATTGCGGTGA
- the cas7i gene encoding type I-B CRISPR-associated protein Cas7/Cst2/DevR, with amino-acid sequence MSFHLFGNILTGYGTAANNRGENEGNITTLQKILWKGEVHTTVSSEAIRWALRYYWQTAGNDYQVNRRWDDDINDNIWQNENFDDITFIDDDVLGFMRAEGAKVEASDEPKQKGKKAPKGTTTAKRGVLEVTRAVSTTPFSGDLTFNSASGKKGRTSLYGTEVHATRYQYGFALTPERLKDKSRIIAVLDGLSSLGEVAGNHSRFLYDFSPESLVLRWTHDFSPRILYCYEENDTEVSIKELIRKVRNQDIEPQELWIAGEITEYDEIKELKQLGVNVFPGIKLAIQSMKEVIVRDLQLPQLELIR; translated from the coding sequence ATGTCGTTTCATTTGTTTGGTAACATATTAACTGGATACGGTACTGCTGCTAATAACCGTGGGGAGAATGAAGGTAATATAACCACTCTACAGAAAATTTTGTGGAAGGGAGAAGTACATACAACAGTATCTTCTGAAGCAATTCGTTGGGCTTTGCGTTACTACTGGCAAACTGCTGGTAATGACTATCAAGTCAATCGTCGTTGGGACGATGATATCAATGATAATATTTGGCAAAATGAAAACTTTGATGATATCACGTTTATTGATGATGATGTTTTAGGATTCATGCGTGCGGAAGGTGCAAAAGTAGAAGCTTCAGATGAACCTAAACAAAAAGGTAAAAAAGCTCCCAAGGGTACAACAACAGCTAAACGAGGAGTTTTAGAAGTAACTCGTGCTGTCTCTACAACCCCTTTTAGCGGTGATTTAACCTTTAATTCTGCTAGTGGTAAAAAGGGACGAACTTCACTTTATGGTACAGAAGTTCATGCTACTCGTTATCAATATGGATTTGCATTAACTCCAGAACGCTTAAAGGACAAATCTCGTATAATAGCAGTTTTAGATGGTTTAAGCTCTTTGGGAGAAGTAGCAGGAAATCATTCCCGCTTTCTTTACGATTTTTCTCCTGAAAGTTTAGTTTTACGATGGACTCATGATTTTTCTCCTCGCATTCTTTATTGTTACGAAGAAAACGATACAGAAGTTTCAATTAAAGAATTGATTAGAAAAGTCCGAAATCAAGATATTGAACCACAAGAGTTGTGGATAGCTGGTGAAATAACAGAATATGATGAAATAAAAGAATTAAAGCAATTAGGTGTAAATGTTTTTCCTGGAATTAAACTAGCTATACAAAGCATGAAAGAAGTCATCGTTAGAGATTTACAACTACCTCAATTGGAGTTGATTCGATGA
- the cas8a1 gene encoding type I-MYXAN CRISPR-associated Cas8a1/Cmx1 codes for MKLEFDLSNSSFTLLHCAGLAGLWMTLNQLGKENAVCPEGLHWQLSDRKVILDWEGNDKTVLEWLLKESFQINDGLIALRGLDSQTMRKDAQVIVHQGILGTFLQHTSTHKSTGTKTESLSLGEGDREIQVTYKSLQSYAYQDFADNLCDKNGNLLTKSISIAGWLSPGAVVRHVAFSSDTSFEEPPENAFVLLFAPVACYYYILRSKLRDKRAQYALVVPEIIDLAKYAQYRQNQHLRYATYKDFHASSLGDAGLKFLTLESTINVAKGFAVSRCQVFTLGTVAWATQQKTRTDMYLVEASQEICQNYQICNDWLRDKTVESKNGGFVVTSFARELIAENLARNQPWYSSISDKVNSNELFKQLTYERGGLYQVIQKVKSDEREKLFVKACHEAIKFTYGQISEQANRRREVPNFERETVRIRTGLGRCKNSDTFREFITDFWSRAGKIPTLQEHWEELMEFVMNEKNWKKSRDLALLALASYKGKGTTNDTDEEQVDEDLIDIGI; via the coding sequence GTGAAATTAGAGTTTGATTTAAGTAATTCCAGTTTTACTTTGTTGCATTGCGCTGGTTTAGCAGGCTTATGGATGACTTTAAATCAATTAGGCAAAGAGAATGCGGTTTGTCCAGAAGGTCTACATTGGCAACTTAGTGATCGCAAAGTCATTTTAGACTGGGAAGGAAATGATAAAACTGTTTTGGAATGGTTATTAAAAGAATCATTTCAAATAAATGATGGATTAATCGCCCTTCGCGGTTTAGATTCACAAACTATGCGTAAAGATGCTCAAGTAATTGTACATCAAGGGATCTTGGGTACTTTTTTACAACACACTAGCACTCATAAATCAACCGGGACTAAAACCGAATCTTTATCATTAGGCGAAGGCGACAGAGAGATTCAGGTTACATATAAAAGCTTACAAAGCTATGCTTATCAAGATTTTGCTGATAACCTTTGTGATAAAAATGGAAATTTGTTGACAAAATCCATCAGCATTGCTGGATGGTTAAGCCCTGGTGCAGTAGTGCGTCATGTTGCTTTTAGTTCTGATACAAGCTTTGAAGAACCTCCAGAAAATGCCTTTGTCTTGTTATTTGCTCCTGTCGCTTGTTATTACTACATTCTTCGCTCAAAATTGCGAGATAAACGCGCACAATATGCACTTGTAGTTCCAGAAATTATAGATTTAGCTAAATATGCTCAATATCGTCAAAATCAACATTTAAGATATGCAACTTATAAAGATTTTCATGCTTCTAGCTTAGGTGATGCAGGGCTAAAGTTTTTAACTTTAGAATCTACAATCAATGTTGCTAAAGGTTTTGCTGTATCACGCTGCCAAGTTTTTACTTTAGGAACTGTTGCTTGGGCTACCCAGCAGAAAACTAGAACTGATATGTATCTGGTTGAAGCTAGTCAAGAGATATGCCAAAACTATCAAATTTGTAATGATTGGCTAAGAGATAAAACTGTAGAAAGTAAAAATGGTGGTTTTGTAGTAACTAGCTTTGCTAGAGAATTAATTGCTGAAAATCTGGCCAGAAACCAACCTTGGTATTCTAGTATTTCAGACAAAGTGAACAGTAATGAATTATTTAAACAATTGACTTACGAAAGAGGAGGGCTATATCAAGTGATTCAAAAAGTTAAATCAGATGAGCGCGAGAAACTGTTTGTTAAAGCTTGCCACGAAGCAATTAAGTTCACATATGGACAAATTTCTGAACAAGCAAATAGACGAAGAGAAGTTCCGAACTTTGAGCGAGAAACAGTACGTATCAGGACTGGATTAGGTCGATGTAAAAACTCGGATACATTTCGAGAATTTATTACTGATTTTTGGTCACGCGCCGGAAAAATACCAACTTTACAAGAACATTGGGAGGAACTAATGGAATTTGTCATGAATGAGAAAAACTGGAAGAAATCAAGAGATTTAGCTTTACTAGCATTAGCTAGTTATAAAGGTAAGGGTACTACAAACGATACTGATGAAGAACAAGTAGATGAAGATTTAATAGATATTGGCATTTAA
- the cas5 gene encoding type I-MYXAN CRISPR-associated protein Cas5/Cmx5/DevS, whose amino-acid sequence MMKTSEKILALEVEIPIASFRQSRAREYAETYPVPPPSTVYGMLLSIIGEMDRYKHCGTRLAIAMLSQPQKSTVIRTFRRFKKKDIHDASNARPDYQELLTDIRFIAWVDIGEDNSQPALPQRLKIAFNDPAAINRFGGICLGESRDLVNSINILPENYQGESLQWLVKDEDGLLTLPYWVDHVGSKGTRWQRYLMLETSNQSYPPESAWTIIKTN is encoded by the coding sequence ATGATGAAAACATCTGAAAAAATTTTAGCTTTGGAAGTAGAGATTCCTATTGCAAGTTTTCGTCAATCTCGCGCAAGGGAGTACGCGGAAACTTACCCAGTACCTCCACCATCTACGGTTTATGGAATGTTACTTTCTATAATAGGAGAGATGGATAGATACAAGCATTGTGGAACTCGTTTAGCGATCGCTATGCTTTCCCAACCTCAAAAATCTACTGTCATCCGCACCTTTCGACGCTTCAAGAAAAAAGATATTCACGATGCAAGTAATGCTAGACCCGATTATCAGGAATTATTAACTGATATACGATTTATTGCTTGGGTAGATATTGGAGAAGATAATTCCCAACCAGCACTACCACAACGCTTGAAGATTGCATTTAATGATCCTGCTGCCATTAACCGTTTTGGAGGTATTTGTTTAGGAGAAAGTCGAGATTTAGTTAATTCTATTAATATCTTGCCTGAGAATTACCAAGGTGAATCGTTGCAATGGTTAGTCAAAGATGAAGATGGATTACTAACTTTACCTTACTGGGTGGATCATGTTGGTTCAAAAGGTACTCGTTGGCAGAGATACTTAATGCTGGAAACTTCTAACCAGAGTTATCCACCTGAGTCTGCTTGGACTATTATTAAAACAAATTAG
- the cas6 gene encoding type I-MYXAN CRISPR-associated protein Cas6/Cmx6, whose translation MVASVNFFASQDAGNELEPFVELTFPVRGKYLPADHNYGLYAACIHLIPELRQQKYMSILTIPGFPDKQGKILLTEKSCFRVRVQIPQISLIYQLAGKSIRIGIHEIQIGIPQIFMLQPAKKLKSRIVVIKGYSEPKSFLLAAQRQLNSLGISGEIYIPTDKNGEPYRKTLKVKRYTIVGFTTEISGLNDEDSIKLQQLGIGGKRHLGCGYFQPSGGGGNV comes from the coding sequence ATGGTTGCATCTGTGAATTTTTTTGCATCTCAAGATGCAGGTAATGAGCTTGAGCCTTTTGTTGAACTAACTTTTCCAGTTAGAGGAAAGTATCTTCCTGCGGATCATAACTATGGGCTTTATGCTGCGTGCATTCACCTTATTCCAGAGCTACGACAGCAAAAATACATGAGCATTTTGACAATTCCTGGTTTTCCAGATAAGCAAGGAAAGATACTTCTGACTGAGAAATCTTGTTTTAGGGTTCGCGTACAAATTCCTCAAATTTCCTTAATTTATCAACTAGCAGGAAAGTCTATTCGTATAGGAATACATGAAATTCAGATTGGTATTCCACAAATCTTTATGCTTCAACCAGCTAAAAAGCTCAAGTCTAGAATTGTTGTTATTAAAGGATATAGCGAACCAAAATCATTTTTATTAGCCGCACAACGTCAACTTAACAGCTTAGGGATATCAGGCGAGATTTATATCCCTACAGATAAAAACGGTGAACCATATCGGAAAACACTTAAAGTTAAACGGTATACCATTGTAGGTTTTACTACGGAGATTTCAGGATTAAATGATGAGGATTCTATAAAATTACAACAATTGGGTATTGGTGGCAAAAGACACCTTGGTTGTGGATACTTCCAACCTAGCGGTGGAGGTGGAAATGTTTAA
- the cas3 gene encoding CRISPR-associated helicase Cas3', with the protein MAKDTLVVDTSNLAVEVEMFKVLLAKSFSMEEKNNDKARGSAKYTGHISFVMQAADILVDKLGQSILQQLGLKNVSLDYFAKTVKLGAYLHDWGKANQHFQEMVYLKTINPKTLDQKYLKFRKDLLKLSNDHSNRQMLRHEVISGILALQVVTFREWLEQCQNADLMIAIWAAIGHHLKIGVNGNNQVAEFIAEILSGTGDELKIYTHHSDFQAVLKMGHQTLGLPKELPKVPQEIWSKQELQKALINLRSEFIKFESQLDWEQQKFIAAVKATVIAADLAGSALPLAEEDFKVWIEQVLTLQLSKEDFQKLVNQRLKGQKLRPFQESIAKSERRVTVVKAGCGTGKTIGAYAWGKKWAVGRKLFFSYPTTGTASQGYIDYVDGTEIEATLMHSRADLDRELLFSGESDDSEGINARLMAFQAWRKKLIVCTVDSVLGIIQNNRKPLYSWAAIAQSAFVFDEVHAYDSRLFGTLLKFIKAFRGAPILLMSASFTPEQLEAIRQVLAEEGEALDEPIEGPKELEELKRYDIKYIREVINFDELQEIWQPTIEALSNKQKVLWVTNSVKSCIDIYRTAKVKLTENLPELDIKPLIYHSRYRYKDRLKKHQAVIDAFQTNEPVLAITTQVCEMSLDLSADLLISAMAPAASLIQRMGRLNRRMARPEQGSKLAIIYPWHNKQPYDKAELSTGEQLIQEFSHKTGISQRDLAQVAASLNVEEVEQVRSSWLEDNWCNRPDFLREGGYTITVLLGEDETSIWAIAEQHQQELLKQGLNESRMKLFLKEAQAWSVPIRIDARYKYWEWPRKGFYPVTPAGIISYSEEVGAEQ; encoded by the coding sequence GTGGCAAAAGACACCTTGGTTGTGGATACTTCCAACCTAGCGGTGGAGGTGGAAATGTTTAAGGTGTTATTAGCTAAATCCTTTTCAATGGAGGAGAAAAACAACGATAAAGCACGGGGTTCTGCCAAGTATACAGGTCATATTAGCTTTGTCATGCAAGCCGCCGATATTTTGGTTGATAAGTTGGGTCAATCTATCCTTCAACAGTTAGGGCTAAAAAATGTTAGTCTGGATTACTTTGCAAAAACAGTTAAATTAGGTGCATATTTGCATGATTGGGGTAAAGCAAATCAACATTTTCAAGAGATGGTTTATTTAAAAACCATTAATCCTAAAACATTAGATCAAAAATACCTTAAGTTCCGCAAAGATTTATTAAAACTATCAAACGATCATTCAAACAGGCAAATGCTGCGTCATGAAGTCATTAGCGGTATTTTAGCCTTACAGGTAGTGACATTTAGAGAATGGCTAGAACAATGTCAAAATGCCGATTTAATGATTGCGATTTGGGCAGCAATAGGACATCATCTTAAAATAGGTGTCAATGGAAATAATCAAGTTGCCGAATTTATAGCCGAAATTCTTTCAGGTACAGGAGATGAATTAAAAATATATACTCATCATTCAGATTTCCAAGCGGTCTTGAAAATGGGTCATCAAACTTTAGGATTACCTAAAGAACTACCGAAAGTACCTCAAGAAATATGGTCTAAACAAGAGTTACAAAAAGCTTTAATAAATCTACGCAGTGAATTTATTAAATTTGAATCGCAACTAGACTGGGAGCAACAAAAATTTATTGCTGCGGTAAAGGCAACAGTAATTGCAGCAGATTTAGCTGGTTCTGCATTACCTTTAGCTGAGGAAGACTTTAAAGTATGGATTGAACAGGTATTAACCTTGCAACTTTCAAAAGAGGATTTCCAGAAATTAGTTAACCAACGGCTAAAAGGTCAGAAATTACGCCCATTTCAAGAGTCAATTGCTAAGTCGGAGCGTCGAGTAACAGTTGTTAAAGCAGGTTGTGGAACAGGTAAAACAATTGGTGCTTATGCTTGGGGTAAAAAATGGGCTGTTGGACGTAAATTATTTTTTTCCTATCCAACTACAGGTACAGCTTCTCAAGGATATATTGACTATGTAGATGGTACAGAGATTGAAGCAACCTTGATGCACTCCCGTGCTGATTTGGATCGAGAGCTACTATTTTCTGGGGAATCGGATGATTCTGAGGGTATTAATGCTCGGCTCATGGCCTTTCAAGCATGGCGAAAAAAATTAATTGTTTGTACAGTTGATTCTGTATTAGGAATTATTCAAAATAATCGTAAACCACTTTACTCTTGGGCAGCGATCGCTCAATCAGCTTTTGTATTTGATGAAGTTCACGCATACGATTCCCGGCTTTTTGGTACATTATTGAAATTTATCAAAGCGTTTCGTGGTGCGCCTATACTCTTAATGAGCGCTAGTTTTACTCCCGAACAATTAGAAGCTATCCGTCAAGTCCTTGCAGAAGAAGGGGAAGCATTAGATGAACCCATCGAAGGCCCAAAGGAACTAGAGGAACTGAAGCGCTATGACATTAAATATATTCGTGAAGTCATTAACTTTGATGAATTACAGGAAATTTGGCAACCTACAATTGAAGCTCTCTCAAATAAGCAGAAAGTTTTATGGGTGACTAATTCTGTAAAAAGCTGTATTGATATCTACCGCACAGCAAAAGTTAAGCTTACTGAGAATTTACCAGAATTAGACATTAAACCATTAATCTATCACAGTCGTTATCGCTATAAAGATAGGCTTAAAAAGCATCAAGCAGTCATTGATGCTTTTCAAACAAATGAACCAGTCTTGGCTATCACTACACAAGTCTGTGAAATGTCTCTGGATTTAAGTGCAGATTTACTTATATCTGCAATGGCTCCCGCCGCGTCTTTAATTCAACGCATGGGAAGATTAAACCGTAGGATGGCTAGACCCGAACAAGGTTCAAAGTTGGCAATTATTTACCCTTGGCATAATAAGCAACCCTATGATAAAGCAGAGCTTTCTACAGGGGAGCAATTAATTCAAGAATTTTCCCATAAAACAGGTATTTCTCAACGAGACTTAGCACAAGTAGCGGCTAGCCTTAATGTTGAGGAAGTTGAGCAAGTCAGATCAAGCTGGCTTGAAGATAACTGGTGTAATCGCCCAGATTTTTTACGTGAAGGTGGTTACACGATTACCGTGCTATTGGGAGAGGATGAAACCTCAATCTGGGCTATTGCCGAACAACACCAACAAGAATTACTCAAACAAGGTTTAAATGAATCTCGAATGAAATTGTTTCTAAAGGAAGCACAAGCTTGGTCAGTACCAATCAGAATTGATGCCAGATACAAATATTGGGAATGGCCGCGTAAAGGTTTTTATCCTGTTACTCCAGCAGGCATCATTAGTTACAGTGAAGAGGTAGGGGCAGAACAGTGA
- the cas2 gene encoding CRISPR-associated endonuclease Cas2: protein MGEAQHCYLICYDIRDSKRWRKAYNLLQGYGERMQYSIFRSWLTMRTREKLRWELEKILAPEDSLLLIRLSNQCVNSIPAYNRPGAWSDQEQTYKIV from the coding sequence ATGGGTGAAGCACAACACTGTTACTTAATTTGCTACGACATCCGTGATTCTAAACGTTGGCGGAAGGCTTACAACTTACTCCAAGGATACGGCGAAAGGATGCAATACTCTATTTTTCGCTCTTGGTTAACTATGCGAACACGAGAGAAATTACGTTGGGAACTGGAGAAAATTTTAGCGCCAGAAGATAGTTTGTTATTAATTCGTCTGTCAAATCAATGCGTTAATTCTATTCCAGCTTACAATCGTCCTGGTGCTTGGTCAGATCAAGAACAAACTTACAAGATTGTCTAA